A window of Polaribacter litorisediminis contains these coding sequences:
- a CDS encoding lipopolysaccharide biosynthesis protein has protein sequence MKNKSTINGVKWNAINSIASQASTVITGVVLMRLLSPDAFGLIGMITVFTGFLKMLKDSGLGVSLIYKKDLTKYDKDTVFWFNFVFGLLLSIIFFFSSGFLADYYDEPELNNLIKVFSLTFVFSSLSGVHGPLLKKHLQYKKIFMANITSIVVSSILTIIAAFSNFGVWSLVILHLSASIIYTINLYFVSDYRPSFNFSKDILKSHFDYSLPVLGTKSFNYLTRNADNFFIGSLLGSQALGYYSRAFFFVNMPIQKISNIIGSILFPSLSLKKDKKQSKNLLLNAMNMTAFITFPLIGGLIVLSEPFVVGIFGEQWKPMVLTLQILSILTLFESVFVFTTSIFYAHGATKLYFRLSVIYGLYNIVAFYIGSLYSIEAVAGLLLIGYILFMFPKLYYAGKLIDLRILEIFKILKSHFIINFIVMFLVYVASIFLLHKISMIILLIIGIATYLILFTIISLLMNKKDLLIFIDNLKKVIIEKG, from the coding sequence TTGAAAAATAAGAGTACAATTAATGGTGTAAAATGGAATGCCATAAACAGTATTGCTTCACAGGCTTCTACTGTTATTACAGGTGTAGTTTTGATGAGATTACTTAGCCCTGATGCATTTGGGCTTATTGGTATGATTACAGTTTTTACTGGATTTTTAAAGATGCTTAAAGATAGTGGTTTAGGAGTATCTTTGATATATAAAAAGGATTTAACCAAATATGATAAAGATACTGTTTTTTGGTTTAATTTTGTTTTTGGATTACTACTATCAATTATATTTTTTTTTTCCTCAGGCTTCTTAGCAGATTATTATGATGAGCCTGAATTAAATAATCTAATAAAAGTATTTTCATTGACATTTGTTTTTTCTTCATTATCAGGTGTTCATGGTCCTTTATTAAAAAAGCACCTACAATACAAAAAAATATTTATGGCGAATATTACTAGTATAGTGGTGTCATCAATTCTAACTATAATTGCCGCATTTAGTAATTTTGGAGTGTGGTCATTAGTAATATTGCATTTATCAGCTTCCATTATTTATACTATAAACCTATATTTTGTTAGTGATTATAGACCATCATTTAATTTTTCAAAAGATATATTAAAAAGCCATTTTGATTATAGTTTACCTGTTTTAGGAACAAAATCATTTAATTATTTGACAAGAAATGCAGATAATTTTTTTATAGGTAGTTTGTTGGGTTCTCAGGCTCTTGGTTATTATTCAAGAGCATTTTTTTTTGTAAATATGCCCATTCAAAAAATAAGTAATATCATAGGTTCAATATTGTTTCCTTCCTTATCATTGAAAAAAGATAAGAAACAATCTAAGAATTTATTATTAAATGCAATGAATATGACCGCATTTATAACATTCCCATTAATAGGTGGTCTTATCGTATTATCAGAACCATTTGTAGTTGGTATTTTCGGTGAGCAATGGAAACCAATGGTTTTAACACTGCAAATTCTAAGTATACTTACATTATTTGAATCTGTATTTGTATTTACTACTTCTATTTTCTATGCTCATGGTGCCACAAAACTGTATTTCAGATTAAGCGTAATTTATGGTTTATATAATATTGTAGCATTTTATATAGGTTCTTTATATTCAATAGAAGCAGTAGCTGGTCTTTTGCTTATTGGTTATATATTATTTATGTTTCCTAAGTTATACTATGCAGGAAAGTTAATTGACTTAAGAATTTTAGAAATATTTAAAATATTAAAAAGTCATTTTATAATAAATTTTATAGTGATGTTCTTAGTTTATGTGGCTTCAATATTTTTACTTCACAAAATTAGTATGATCATTCTATTAATTATAGGTATAGCCACCTACTTAATTTTGTTTACAATAATTAGTTTATTAATGAATAAAAAAGATTTATTAATTTTCATAGACAACTTAAAAAAAGTAATAATTGAAAAGGGTTAA
- a CDS encoding DUF2061 domain-containing protein, translated as MIKLSKRHLAKTITWRILGTIDTIVLSWFILGDFSMAFKIGGFELITKMLLYYFHERLWFKSKIIESNKRHIFKTFSWRAIGTLDTIILSWIISGNPLAGLKIGGSEVGTKMILYYLHEKLWYRINFGLDKRLKRMKEKRGMAQKMNQI; from the coding sequence ATGATTAAATTAAGTAAAAGGCACCTCGCAAAAACAATCACTTGGAGAATATTAGGAACTATAGATACGATTGTACTCTCTTGGTTTATTTTAGGGGATTTTTCGATGGCTTTCAAAATAGGTGGTTTTGAACTAATTACTAAAATGTTGCTTTATTATTTTCATGAACGTTTGTGGTTTAAATCTAAAATAATTGAAAGTAATAAGCGACACATTTTCAAAACATTTTCATGGAGAGCAATCGGTACGTTAGATACCATTATTTTAAGTTGGATTATTTCGGGAAACCCATTGGCCGGGTTAAAAATAGGTGGTTCTGAAGTGGGGACTAAAATGATTTTATATTATCTTCATGAAAAATTATGGTATCGTATTAATTTTGGACTGGATAAGAGACTTAAAAGAATGAAAGAAAAACGAGGTATGGCGCAAAAAATGAATCAGATATGA
- a CDS encoding glycosyltransferase family 2 protein produces the protein MKNFTPLVSIITITYNHEKYIKDTILGVLKQKCDFDLEFIISNDKSTDNTDGAITQILKGINVPDNIKIRYFNHDKNKGVAENFIWIVEQANGKYLAYCEGDDYWTNPFKLQTQVDLLENNGAISMSTHEASFESTLIKNEKTFRRFTSIIVNGIKLYGFSKLFIFIYLFLFKRDDFWKQKRTHDFLKRKTFNTLDDFKNDTFYMAFCTIVVRRQIILEHIDCFKNQAGGHQTSLLIAAMNGLIHHSTEIMSVKRDQESSVTKDDLRKIRLRELSKNPETNEKIIRFKKLKEHAKNTNHKKVFDNLILIEERKLNTQPENNT, from the coding sequence ATGAAAAATTTTACACCTTTAGTGTCTATTATAACCATTACTTATAACCATGAAAAATATATAAAGGATACTATTCTAGGAGTACTCAAGCAGAAATGTGATTTTGATTTGGAATTCATAATATCCAATGACAAATCAACAGATAATACAGATGGAGCAATAACTCAAATTCTTAAAGGGATAAATGTTCCTGATAATATAAAAATAAGATATTTTAATCATGATAAAAATAAAGGTGTAGCGGAAAATTTTATTTGGATAGTAGAACAGGCAAATGGAAAATATTTAGCTTACTGTGAAGGAGATGATTACTGGACTAATCCATTTAAATTACAAACTCAAGTAGATTTGTTGGAGAATAATGGTGCTATTTCAATGAGCACTCACGAAGCTTCATTTGAATCAACTTTAATCAAAAATGAAAAAACATTCAGAAGGTTTACCTCAATCATAGTAAATGGTATAAAATTATATGGTTTTTCAAAATTATTTATATTTATTTATCTGTTTTTATTTAAAAGAGATGATTTTTGGAAACAAAAAAGGACTCACGATTTCCTTAAAAGAAAAACCTTTAATACCTTAGATGATTTTAAAAATGATACTTTTTATATGGCTTTTTGCACTATAGTTGTAAGACGGCAAATTATATTAGAACATATAGATTGTTTTAAAAATCAAGCTGGTGGTCATCAAACCAGCCTGTTGATCGCCGCAATGAATGGTTTAATACATCATTCAACAGAAATTATGTCAGTAAAAAGAGATCAGGAAAGTAGTGTTACAAAAGATGATTTAAGAAAAATAAGGTTAAGAGAATTGAGTAAAAACCCAGAAACAAATGAAAAAATAATTAGGTTTAAAAAGTTAAAGGAACATGCTAAAAATACGAACCATAAAAAAGTGTTCGATAATTTAATTTTAATTGAAGAAAGAAAATTGAATACCCAACCTGAAAATAACACCTAA
- a CDS encoding NAD-dependent epimerase/dehydratase family protein, producing the protein MKILVTGAAMFIGHHLSKKLLKLGHEVVRLDNINDYYGVHLKHERLQKLGVSESEIQYNKSINSHI; encoded by the coding sequence ATGAAAATATTAGTTACAGGTGCAGCAATGTTTATCGGGCATCACTTATCTAAGAAACTTCTAAAGTTAGGCCATGAGGTAGTAAGATTAGATAATATTAATGATTATTACGGTGTTCATTTAAAACATGAGCGACTGCAAAAACTAGGCGTTTCAGAAAGTGAAATCCAATACAACAAAAGCATCAATAGTCATATATAA
- a CDS encoding NeuD/PglB/VioB family sugar acetyltransferase produces the protein MLVIGAKGLAKEILQILEEKNYDANIFFFDDVNLDDENILFSKYKIIRTIEEVENLFKIDNSFILGLGNPNLRKMLYEKFSNLGGDSIGIRSKDVYEGKYTNIGDDAILMSGVKISNGVKIGRALLAYYNVIITHDVEIGDFVELSPGCVLLGEVKIEDNVQIGARAVILPKLIIGEGATIGAGAVVTRNVEPNTIVVGNPARKLVNSSKVN, from the coding sequence ATGTTAGTTATTGGAGCAAAAGGTCTTGCTAAAGAGATTTTACAAATCTTAGAAGAAAAAAATTATGATGCTAATATCTTTTTTTTTGATGATGTAAACCTAGACGATGAAAACATTCTTTTTAGTAAGTACAAAATAATTAGAACTATAGAAGAGGTAGAAAATCTTTTTAAAATAGATAATAGTTTTATTTTAGGTTTAGGTAATCCTAACCTTAGAAAAATGTTATATGAAAAGTTTTCAAATTTAGGAGGAGATTCAATTGGTATTAGGAGTAAAGATGTTTATGAAGGTAAATATACAAACATTGGAGATGATGCAATCTTAATGTCTGGCGTTAAAATATCGAACGGGGTTAAAATAGGTAGAGCGTTATTAGCTTATTATAATGTTATAATTACACACGATGTAGAAATAGGAGATTTCGTTGAATTGTCTCCAGGATGTGTACTTCTTGGAGAAGTGAAAATAGAAGACAATGTTCAAATTGGAGCAAGAGCTGTTATACTTCCAAAACTTATAATTGGAGAAGGAGCTACTATCGGAGCGGGAGCAGTTGTAACCAGAAACGTAGAACCAAATACAATTGTTGTTGGTAATCCAGCAAGAAAATTAGTTAATAGTAGCAAAGTTAATTAG
- the cysD gene encoding sulfate adenylyltransferase subunit CysD, with amino-acid sequence MSNYIINHLRELESEAIFVIREIAAQFENPALLFSGGKDSILLTHLAKKAFYPAKIPFPLIHVDTGHNFPETIEFRDQLVEKLGVKLIVGSVQEAIDKGRVKEETGADASRNALQIVSLLDTLEAHKIDAAMGGARRDEEKARAKERFFSHRDEFGQWDPKNQRPELWNLFNGRMNFGEHFRIFPISNWTEMDVWEYMKLENIELPMLYFSHQRDCVVRDGVILSNSEFIKLKEGEKVVNMTIRYRTCGDMPITGAVESEADTLDKVIEEIATTRTTERGGRADDKRAETAMEDRKKQGYF; translated from the coding sequence ATGAGTAACTACATCATCAATCATCTTAGAGAATTGGAGTCAGAAGCTATTTTTGTCATAAGAGAAATAGCTGCCCAATTTGAAAATCCTGCTTTACTTTTTTCAGGAGGAAAAGATTCAATTTTGTTAACCCATTTAGCAAAAAAAGCTTTTTATCCAGCAAAAATACCTTTTCCTTTAATTCATGTAGATACAGGACATAATTTTCCGGAAACCATTGAATTTCGTGATCAGCTTGTTGAAAAACTAGGTGTTAAATTGATTGTAGGCTCGGTACAAGAAGCTATTGATAAAGGCCGCGTTAAAGAAGAAACGGGGGCCGATGCTTCTCGTAACGCCTTGCAAATTGTTTCTCTTTTAGATACTTTAGAAGCTCATAAAATAGATGCAGCGATGGGGGGGGCTCGAAGAGATGAAGAAAAGGCACGAGCTAAAGAACGTTTTTTTTCTCATAGAGATGAGTTTGGTCAGTGGGATCCCAAAAACCAGCGACCAGAATTATGGAATCTTTTTAACGGACGTATGAATTTTGGGGAGCATTTTAGAATATTTCCAATTTCGAATTGGACAGAAATGGATGTTTGGGAATATATGAAGCTAGAGAATATTGAATTACCAATGCTTTATTTCTCGCATCAACGTGATTGCGTGGTGAGAGATGGCGTTATTCTCTCGAATTCTGAATTTATCAAATTAAAAGAAGGAGAGAAGGTGGTGAATATGACCATTCGATATAGAACTTGTGGTGATATGCCAATTACAGGCGCAGTAGAATCTGAAGCGGATACTCTTGATAAAGTTATTGAGGAGATTGCAACAACCAGAACAACCGAGCGTGGAGGTCGAGCAGATGATAAACGTGCGGAAACAGCTATGGAAGATCGTAAAAAACAAGGTTACTTTTAA
- the cysC gene encoding adenylyl-sulfate kinase produces the protein MSNVFQQDYQISRKDRQKLHQHNSFLIWFTGLSGSGKSTLANIIEHELHQLKISTYTLDGDNIRLGINKSLGFSEEDRKENIRRIAEISKLFVDAGIVTLAAFVSPYIKDRDSIKAILGAENVIEIYVNTSLAECERRDVKGLYKKARLGEIKNMTGLTAPYQAPINPDLEIITDNVTIEQSAKNILDFILTKLTLKNE, from the coding sequence ATGAGTAATGTATTTCAGCAAGACTATCAAATATCAAGAAAAGATAGGCAAAAATTGCATCAACATAATTCCTTCTTAATTTGGTTTACGGGACTTTCTGGCTCTGGCAAGTCTACTTTAGCCAATATCATTGAGCACGAGCTTCATCAATTAAAAATTTCAACATATACTTTAGATGGTGATAATATTAGGCTTGGTATTAACAAAAGTTTAGGGTTTTCAGAAGAGGACAGAAAAGAAAATATTAGAAGAATTGCGGAAATCTCGAAATTATTTGTGGATGCCGGAATTGTAACGCTTGCAGCTTTTGTTTCTCCCTACATAAAAGATAGGGATAGCATTAAAGCAATTTTAGGAGCAGAAAATGTCATTGAAATCTATGTGAATACTTCTTTAGCTGAGTGCGAAAGGAGAGATGTAAAAGGACTCTATAAAAAAGCAAGATTAGGAGAGATTAAAAATATGACAGGTCTTACAGCGCCATATCAAGCTCCTATAAATCCAGATCTAGAAATCATTACAGATAATGTTACCATAGAGCAATCTGCAAAAAATATTTTAGATTTTATATTAACAAAATTAACTTTAAAAAATGAGTAA
- the cysQ gene encoding 3'(2'),5'-bisphosphate nucleotidase CysQ, producing MNSLLETSIKAALEAAKVILDIYQSDDFEVEIKGDNSPLTKADKASHRVLVSYLEKTGIPILSEEGKEISYEERKGWNQLWILDPIDGTKEFIKRNGEFTVNIALVENQIPILGVIYLPVLKELYFAEKDFGAFKLNNITEFSSVSKIMEKASSLPLDLKKEKYTVVASKSHLSKETEDYIEELKKQHGEVVTLSKGSSLKLCMVAEGVADEYPRFAPTMEWDTAAGQAICKYAGKTVYDHKTQKEMLYNRERLLNNWFLVK from the coding sequence ATGAATTCATTATTAGAGACAAGTATTAAGGCAGCTTTAGAGGCTGCGAAAGTAATTTTAGACATTTACCAATCAGATGATTTTGAAGTTGAAATTAAAGGGGATAATTCTCCTTTAACAAAAGCTGACAAAGCCTCTCACAGGGTGCTAGTTTCTTACTTAGAAAAAACCGGAATACCGATTCTTTCTGAAGAAGGAAAAGAAATATCGTATGAAGAAAGAAAAGGTTGGAATCAATTATGGATTTTAGACCCTATAGATGGCACTAAAGAGTTTATCAAACGAAACGGAGAGTTTACTGTAAACATTGCGCTTGTGGAAAATCAAATTCCAATTTTAGGGGTAATTTATTTACCTGTACTGAAGGAATTATATTTTGCAGAAAAAGATTTTGGAGCATTTAAGTTAAATAATATCACCGAATTTTCTTCTGTATCTAAAATTATGGAAAAAGCGAGCTCATTGCCTTTAGATTTAAAAAAAGAAAAATATACAGTAGTCGCTAGTAAATCTCATTTATCTAAAGAAACAGAAGATTATATTGAAGAACTCAAAAAGCAACATGGGGAGGTAGTCACTCTTTCTAAAGGTAGCTCTTTAAAACTTTGTATGGTGGCAGAAGGTGTGGCTGATGAATATCCACGTTTTGCACCAACAATGGAATGGGATACGGCAGCTGGGCAAGCTATTTGCAAATATGCTGGTAAAACAGTGTATGACCATAAAACACAAAAAGAGATGTTGTATAATCGTGAAAGGCTTTTAAACAATTGGTTTTTGGTAAAATAG
- a CDS encoding DegT/DnrJ/EryC1/StrS family aminotransferase, producing the protein MIPVTKPFLPPKEEVFQLLEGVWERKWLTNNGPLLNEYEIRLKEKLKLNHLLVTNNGTIALQIAIKALGLSGEVITTPFSYVATTSSLVWENCKPIFVDIDKNTFNIDPEKIESAITPKTSAILATHCFGNPCDIDAIKLIADKHDLKIIYDASHCFGTQYKGKSVLEFGDISTLSMHATKLIHCVEGGAVVTKDPDLLKKMAYMRNFGHDGPESFAGVGINGKNSEFHAAAGLAVLKYSDTILESRKNQKEYYDKALVNLDVQTQLDTKDSSPNYSYYPAVFSNEERALGAVKQLNLNEIYPRRYFHPLLSSLNYVDVKNQLPIANKIAKSILCLPMYYGLSKVEQDFISRILLRSKNYGV; encoded by the coding sequence ATGATACCTGTTACAAAACCGTTCTTACCTCCAAAAGAGGAGGTATTTCAATTGCTTGAGGGAGTTTGGGAGCGAAAATGGCTCACCAATAATGGGCCGCTCTTGAACGAATATGAGATTCGATTAAAAGAAAAGCTCAAATTGAATCATTTACTGGTAACCAATAATGGCACTATAGCTTTACAAATAGCAATTAAGGCACTTGGTCTAAGTGGAGAAGTGATTACAACCCCATTTTCGTATGTCGCAACAACCAGCAGTTTGGTTTGGGAAAATTGTAAGCCAATTTTCGTTGATATAGACAAGAATACATTTAATATCGATCCAGAGAAGATAGAAAGTGCTATCACACCAAAGACTTCTGCTATTTTGGCCACTCATTGTTTTGGAAACCCATGTGACATTGATGCTATTAAGCTGATAGCCGATAAGCACGATTTAAAGATAATATATGATGCTTCACACTGTTTTGGTACTCAATACAAAGGTAAGAGTGTATTAGAGTTTGGAGATATCAGTACGCTTAGCATGCATGCTACTAAACTCATTCATTGTGTTGAGGGTGGCGCAGTTGTAACCAAAGATCCTGACTTGCTTAAGAAAATGGCTTATATGAGGAACTTTGGGCACGATGGGCCGGAGAGTTTTGCAGGTGTAGGAATAAATGGGAAGAATAGCGAATTTCATGCGGCGGCTGGTTTAGCCGTGCTAAAGTATTCAGATACAATACTGGAAAGCAGGAAAAATCAAAAAGAATATTACGATAAGGCTTTAGTGAATCTTGATGTTCAAACACAATTGGATACCAAAGACTCTTCCCCAAATTACTCATATTATCCTGCAGTTTTCAGTAATGAGGAACGGGCTTTAGGTGCAGTGAAGCAATTGAATTTAAATGAAATTTATCCGCGAAGGTATTTTCATCCTTTGCTGAGCTCATTAAATTATGTTGATGTTAAAAATCAATTACCTATTGCGAATAAAATAGCGAAAAGCATTTTGTGCTTGCCTATGTATTATGGCCTTTCTAAAGTGGAACAAGATTTTATCTCAAGAATTTTATTAAGATCTAAAAACTATGGAGTTTGA
- a CDS encoding IS701 family transposase — protein MDNFVDLYTDYLISSSSYTTATGMASLLSIKHDKITRALGTGVYDSKFLWKKAKPYVEELTQSKETIILSFDDSIQEKQYTAESELNTWHFDHVFGRSVKGINFLTALVEVGGMRIPCGVEFIKKDLWVTDKKTGKKKRKSSKTKNELFREMLEECSSKIHFDYVLADSWFSSVENMICCKKTLKNDFIIALKSNRKVALSLEDKQNETYVNIKTLQPGQQTVEVWFEKLDFPLLLTKQVFKNENDTVGELYLACSDLSVSYDQITTIYKKRWAVEEYHKSIKSNTGFAKSPTKKTATQTNHFVLSIIAYIKLEWLKQRTGKNHFAMKTQIYLAAQQAAYNELKNLSTTKAA, from the coding sequence ATGGATAATTTTGTTGATTTATATACAGATTACTTGATAAGTTCAAGTTCTTACACGACAGCAACAGGAATGGCATCATTACTTTCAATAAAACACGACAAAATAACACGAGCATTAGGGACAGGTGTTTACGACAGTAAATTTCTATGGAAAAAAGCAAAACCTTATGTTGAAGAATTGACTCAATCTAAAGAAACTATCATTTTAAGTTTTGATGATTCTATACAAGAAAAACAATATACAGCTGAAAGTGAGCTTAACACTTGGCATTTTGACCATGTATTTGGAAGGTCTGTAAAAGGGATTAATTTCCTAACTGCTTTAGTGGAAGTTGGGGGTATGCGTATACCATGTGGCGTAGAGTTTATAAAGAAAGATCTTTGGGTTACCGACAAAAAAACAGGGAAGAAAAAGCGTAAAAGTAGTAAAACTAAAAATGAACTTTTTAGAGAAATGCTGGAAGAATGTAGTAGTAAAATACACTTTGATTATGTTTTGGCTGATAGCTGGTTTTCTTCGGTAGAAAATATGATTTGTTGTAAAAAAACATTGAAAAACGATTTTATTATTGCCTTAAAAAGCAATCGAAAAGTAGCCTTATCATTAGAAGATAAGCAAAATGAGACATACGTAAATATTAAAACATTACAGCCAGGACAGCAGACCGTGGAAGTTTGGTTTGAAAAACTAGACTTTCCGCTGTTGCTTACAAAGCAAGTTTTCAAAAACGAGAATGATACAGTCGGCGAGTTGTACTTGGCTTGTAGTGATTTAAGTGTATCGTATGACCAAATAACTACAATCTACAAAAAACGGTGGGCAGTAGAAGAATATCATAAATCAATTAAAAGCAACACAGGTTTTGCTAAATCTCCAACTAAAAAAACAGCAACACAAACGAATCATTTTGTCCTGTCAATAATAGCGTATATAAAGTTGGAGTGGCTGAAACAAAGAACAGGAAAAAATCACTTTGCAATGAAAACACAAATCTATTTAGCAGCACAACAGGCTGCTTATAATGAACTCAAAAACTTATCAACAACTAAAGCTGCATAA
- a CDS encoding DegT/DnrJ/EryC1/StrS family aminotransferase, translating to MAYSKTSLPGTKLFNTAEGRGCIITNDVLYDKLKRIYFFGYNDAKDIVEEGFNGKLTNIHNALGLANLKYYDQALEYRREKYIKYKEALSKLEFVSF from the coding sequence ATGGCTTATTCTAAAACAAGCTTACCTGGTACAAAATTATTTAATACGGCAGAAGGTAGAGGATGTATCATAACTAACGATGTACTTTATGACAAGTTAAAAAGAATCTACTTTTTTGGGTATAATGATGCTAAAGATATTGTAGAAGAAGGCTTTAACGGAAAATTAACTAACATTCATAATGCTTTAGGCTTAGCAAATTTAAAGTATTACGACCAAGCTTTAGAATACCGTAGAGAAAAGTATATTAAATACAAAGAAGCTTTGAGTAAACTTGAATTTGTAAGCTTTTAA
- a CDS encoding NAD-dependent epimerase/dehydratase family protein: MLWYYRKNSSFIYTKIWRGYSLNEKTPFVTSENVYYPISMYAATKKSNELMTHIFSHLFGVETIGLRFFAVYGPWGRPDMAMFLFTDVILNK; this comes from the coding sequence TTGCTCTGGTATTACAGAAAGAACAGCTCATTTATTTATACTAAAATTTGGAGAGGCTATAGTTTAAATGAAAAAACACCTTTTGTAACTAGTGAAAATGTTTATTACCCAATTAGTATGTATGCTGCAACTAAAAAGAGTAATGAGCTCATGACACATATATTTAGCCATTTATTTGGTGTCGAAACAATTGGATTAAGATTTTTTGCTGTTTATGGACCGTGGGGAAGACCTGATATGGCAATGTTTCTATTTACAGATGTAATTTTAAACAAGTAA
- a CDS encoding sulfate adenylyltransferase subunit 1 yields MDYQDIELLRFTTAGSVDDGKSTLIGRLLYDSKSIFQDQLDAVEASSKSKGFDYVDLSLLTDGLKSEREQGITIDVAYRYFATPKRKFIIADTPGHIQYTRNMVTGASTANLAIILIDARKGMLEQTHRHSFIASLLRIPHAIVCINKMDLVEYSQEVYDTIVQDFKAFSSKLAIADVQFIPISALNGDNVVNRSEKMDWYEGSTLMYHLETVHISSDYNHVDCRFPIQSVIRPHTHEHQDFRGFAGRIDGGVFKPGDKIKVLPSGFMSTIKTIELNGEQIQEAFAPMSVTMTLDDEIDVSRGDMIVRENNVPEVGQDIDLIVTWMSTAPLQLRSKVVIKHTTNECVGLIKELKYKIDINTLHRIENLDSIGMNDIGRITIRTSKPLFYDAYKKNRQTGSIIIINEQTNETIGAGMII; encoded by the coding sequence ATGGATTATCAAGATATAGAATTGCTTCGATTTACCACTGCAGGAAGTGTAGATGATGGCAAAAGTACTTTAATAGGCCGTTTGTTATATGACAGTAAATCTATCTTTCAAGATCAATTAGATGCTGTAGAAGCTTCGAGTAAGAGTAAAGGATTTGATTATGTAGACTTATCTCTGCTAACAGATGGGTTAAAATCAGAACGGGAACAAGGAATTACCATCGATGTAGCTTACAGGTATTTTGCAACACCCAAAAGAAAATTTATAATTGCAGATACACCAGGACACATCCAGTATACTAGAAATATGGTTACAGGGGCTTCTACAGCCAACCTTGCTATTATTTTAATTGATGCACGAAAAGGAATGTTAGAGCAAACGCATCGCCATTCTTTTATTGCTTCTTTGTTGCGTATTCCACATGCGATTGTATGCATCAATAAAATGGATTTAGTAGAGTATAGCCAAGAAGTTTATGATACTATTGTGCAAGATTTTAAGGCTTTTTCCTCAAAACTAGCAATTGCTGATGTTCAGTTTATTCCTATTTCCGCCTTAAACGGAGATAATGTGGTAAATCGTTCAGAAAAAATGGATTGGTACGAAGGGAGCACTTTAATGTATCATTTAGAAACAGTCCATATTTCTAGTGATTATAATCATGTAGATTGTCGTTTTCCTATTCAGTCTGTGATTAGACCTCACACACATGAGCATCAAGATTTTAGAGGCTTTGCAGGTCGTATTGATGGAGGCGTTTTTAAACCAGGTGATAAAATTAAAGTATTGCCTTCTGGTTTCATGTCTACCATCAAAACAATCGAATTAAACGGAGAACAAATTCAAGAAGCATTTGCACCGATGTCGGTAACGATGACTCTAGACGATGAAATTGATGTGAGTAGAGGGGACATGATTGTTCGAGAAAATAATGTCCCTGAAGTGGGCCAAGATATCGATTTGATTGTAACTTGGATGAGCACTGCTCCTTTACAATTAAGATCAAAAGTGGTTATTAAACATACCACTAATGAATGTGTTGGCTTAATTAAAGAATTAAAATATAAGATAGATATAAACACACTTCATAGAATAGAAAATCTTGACAGCATTGGTATGAATGATATCGGGCGTATAACTATTAGAACTTCGAAACCACTATTTTATGATGCTTATAAGAAAAACAGACAAACCGGAAGTATTATCATTATTAATGAGCAAACAAATGAAACCATTGGAGCTGGTATGATCATATAA